A single genomic interval of Heteronotia binoei isolate CCM8104 ecotype False Entrance Well chromosome 11, APGP_CSIRO_Hbin_v1, whole genome shotgun sequence harbors:
- the LOC132579027 gene encoding RNA-binding protein EWS-like, with the protein MQPVTAPPSYPSTSYSSSEPGSYDESIYFQQSSYSQQSSYREQTSYREQTSYREQTSYRQQPPTSYPPPTGSYSQAPSQYSQQSSSYGQQSSFPQDHPRSMAVYGQDSGGFSGPGENRSMSGPDSWGRGRGGFDRGGVSRGGRGGGGMG; encoded by the exons ATGCAGCCAGTTACTGCACCTCCATCCTATCCTTCCACCAG CTATTCCTCATCAGAGCCAGGTAGTTATGATGAGAGCATTTATTTCCAGCAGAGCAGCTACAGTCAACAGAGTAGCTACAGGGAGCAGACAAGCTACAGGGAGCAGACAAGCTACAGGGAGCAGACAAGCTACAGGCAGCAGCCCCCCACTAGTTACCCACCTCCAACTGGATCATACAGCCAGGCTCCAAGCCAGTACAGCCAGCAGAGCAGCAGCTATGGGCAACAAA GTTCGTTCCCTCAGGATCATCCCAGGAGCATGGCTGTGTATGGCCAGGATTCTGGAGGCTTTTCAGGCCCAGGAGAAAACCGGAGTATGAGCGGCCCTGATAGCTGGGGCAGGGGCAGAGGGGGCTTTGATCGTGGAGGCGTGAGCAGAggtgggcggggaggaggaggaatggggtAA